The proteins below are encoded in one region of Pomacea canaliculata isolate SZHN2017 linkage group LG7, ASM307304v1, whole genome shotgun sequence:
- the LOC112567624 gene encoding uncharacterized protein LOC112567624, protein MSRTVNTSTITVNEMATPQKDVFKNGSLLCQTSTVGTKLEETRCQFDLIIPATGVVCSGEYNSSLWALTGQCDVARANSSRGRYYCLVYQINQKSPSVQSLVGNFTMSRPDTYVNGTCKINSPLPPEGNYSYNIIITPGQAQVLLSFTESSEIRPPSQPPSHNCPLYVEENDDVKCSCYTTDLGKPSGLVMWTETGSSVLRLEKVNRTQHENTYTCSLMWNNTDVLRVNYTLQVNYSSRVLTFKINNMDIDTVNVSENTDLTVVCKADGRPTPSLSLFKNIDNQKFKLAVVNDSDELTHTMTAVTCQDAGNYVCQSENIICVDAKSIQVFVFCEYFDLGVMIKI, encoded by the exons ATGAGCAGAACTGTTAATACCTCTACCATTACTGTCAATGAAATGGCAACCCCCCAGAAAGATGTTTTCAAGAATGGCTCTCTATTATGTCAGACCTCTACAGTTGGTACAAAACTTGAGGAAACACGATGTCAGTTTGATTTAATCA TTCCAGCTACAGGTGTTGTATGTAGTGGCGAGTataacagcagcctgtgggctCTGACAGGACAGTGTGATGTCGCACGTGCAAACTCCTCGCGGGGCAGGTACTACTGTCTGGTATACCAAATCAATCAG AAATCTCCTTCTGTTCAGAGTTTAGTGGGCAATTTTACTATGTCCAGACCTGACACTTATGTGAATGgcacatgtaaaataaatagCCCTCTACCTCCAGAAGGAAATTACAGCTACAACATCATAATTACACCTGGTCAAGCACAAGTGCTTCTTTCATTTACTGAAAGTAGTGAAATTC GACCTCCTTCTCAGCCTCCTAGTCACAACTGTCCGCTGTATGTTGAGGAAAACGACGATGTGAAGTGTAGTTGCTACACCACAGACCTCGGCAAGCCGTCTGGTCTTGTGATGTGGACAGAAACTGGATCATCGGTGCTGAGGCTTGAGAAAGTCAACAGGACACAACATGAAAATACTTACACGTGTAGCCTGATGTGGAACAACACAGATGTACTTAGAGTTAACTACACATTACAAGTAAACT ACTCATCACGTGTGCTgactttcaaaataaacaacatggaCATCGACACTGTGAATGTTAGTGAAAACACAGACTTGACAGTTGTTTGTAAAGCTGATGGCAGACCCACACCCAGTCTAAGTCTCTTCAAGAACATCGACAACCAAAAGTTTAAACTAGCAGTTGTTAATGATTCTGATGAACTAACACATACCATGACTGCTGTGACATGCCAAGATGCAGGCAACTACGTTTGTCAATCAGAAAACATCATTTGTGTGGATGCAAAATCGATCCAggtgtttgttttctgtgagtATTTTGATTTGGGAGTTATGAttaagatttaa
- the LOC112569207 gene encoding uncharacterized protein LOC112569207: MTKTKITNLLNSCLLLLLLLRNPTGTLGAADITTICENSTYTDGATSKVFCEINTTAVASASCLGTPSLLLIQLTSPDGVPTILCQTTYPGTCTNPNVDCGCANNVNNSAKYQAQFTANEITQKGSSISCTIGCEPPLSTNTTVGCQSMTFISVPTTSPILFTTNSLPADDDKPDCTIPCIIGIVVAILCAIIIILIILGVLCKMGKISCP, encoded by the exons ATGACGAAAACGAAAATCACAAACCTACTCAACAGCTGCCTTCTCTTACTTTTACTGCTGAGGAATCCAACAG GAACTCTAGGAGCAGCTGACATTACAACGATATGTGAAAACTCTACCTACACTGACGGCGCTACAAGCAAAGTATTTTGTGAAATTAATACAACAGCTGTTGCAAGTGCTTCATGTCTTGGAACACCGTCGCTGCTACTAATCCAGTTAACAAGTCCAGATGGAGTGCCGACAATACTGTGCCAAACAACCTATCCAGGAACATGCACGAACCCTAATGTAGACTGTGGTTGTGCGAACAATGTTAACAACTCAGCCAAATACCAGGCTCAGTTTACAGCAAATGAAATTACCCAGAAAGGGAGCTCCATCTCATGCACTATTGGCTGTGAGCCCCCCCTTTCCACAAATACAACTGTGGGCTGTCAGTCAATGACATTCATATCAGTCCCAACAACAAGTCCCATCTTGTTTACTACCAATAGTTTACCTGCTGATGATGACAAACCTGACTGCACCATACCCTGCATAATTGGAATAGTTGTTGCCATTCTCTGTGCCATTATTATAATTCTAATTATATTGG GAGTACTGTGCAAGATGGGAAAGATAAg ttgcCCTTAA
- the LOC112567625 gene encoding uncharacterized protein LOC112567625, with protein sequence MIAYPDPDSLIIISNGSSLNDTNTTKLETNISAEYQCTRDSLLLYRTTCHVIFRSKTVYSAGLYTAIFSNVFGNVSFTFEVKGELHPATKSTKPLGAPQITEENITVPVVGGVIGGVCFVVLVVAIIILVVRRKGTNKKETPQLTEAIEEEQNEETETDVDKSHSQSTTTIDSTAHDVYSAVVKKGVKPTATDSTDSAVSPTNKDVKSNKEKEKSKKTAGKGKKKEKETFSKSPKGASEYEIFGFDETQGQKMKGAKETKRRKEQNLNYTIVVFDDTLNTPTPTPTSDRTVYAEIVGGKVAKF encoded by the exons ATGATCGCTTATCCAGATCCTGATTCACTCATCATTATTTCCAATGGATCTTCACTCAACGACACCAATACCACAAAGCTGGAGACTAACATTTCTGCTGAGTATCAATGCACTCGCGACAGTTTGCTTTTGTACAGGACTACCTGTCATGTTATTTTCAGAAGTAAAACAGTTTACAGTGCTGGTTTGTACACCGCCATTTTCAGCAATGTCTttggaaatgtttcttttacctTCGAGGTCAAAGGAGAACTGCATCcagcaacaaaatcaacaaaaccCTTAG GAGCCCCACAAATAACAGAAGAGAATATAACAGTACCTGTCGTGGGAGGGGTTATTGGTGGAGTCTGTTTTGTCGTGTTGGTTGTCGCTATCATCATCTTAGTTGTCAGACGGAAAG GTACTAATAAAAAGGAAACCCCACA GTTGACTGAAGCTATAGAAGAAGAACAAA ATGAAGAAACAGAGACAGATGTTGACAAGAGTCACTcacagtcaacaacaacaatagacTCGACCGCACACGACGTGTACAGTGCTGTAGTCAAGAAAGGAGTAAAACCAACAGCTACAGACTCCACAGACTCGGCAGTTTCACCaacaaataaagatgtaaaaagtaataaagaaaaagagaaatcgAAGAAAACAGCTGGAAAGggcaaaaagaaggaaaaag AGACCTTTTCAAAGTCTCCAAAGGGAGCGTCCGAGTATGAAATCTTTGGTTTTGATGAAACACAAGGACAG aaaatgaaaggaGCAAAAGAAACCAAGCGtcgaaaagaacaaaatctcAACTACACCATTGTGGTGTTTGATGACACTTTGAACACACCCACACCAACCCCAACATCTGACAGAACAGTGTATGCTGAAATAGTTGGGGGAAAGGTGGCTAAATTTTAA